The following coding sequences are from one Eucalyptus grandis isolate ANBG69807.140 chromosome 11, ASM1654582v1, whole genome shotgun sequence window:
- the LOC104424339 gene encoding MYB-like transcription factor ODO1: MGRQPCCDKLGVKKGPWTAEEDRKLVNFILTHGQCCWRAVPKLAGLRRCGKSCRLRWTNYLRPDLKRGLLNEAEESLVIDLHATLGNRWSKIAARLPGRTDNEIKNHWNTHIKKKLIRMGIDPVTHKPLQEQANEQVPSKANEQAKFEVSNHETPVYPCDGSSDNFSSPIIDNFSTGKSPSFDPNISSFDDPWMNHVRWETFLGNPSSWNFMFEGDRQEDYGEFGVCPSAGGDPSWLFNRESTGVESFAQSGFGDIDMSEFARSANVRS, translated from the exons ATGGGCAGGCAGCCGTGCTGCGACAAGCTTGGGGTGAAGAAAGGGCCGTGGACGGCGGAGGAGGACCGGAAGCTGGTCAACTTCATACTCACCCACGGCCAATGCTGCTGGCGGGCCGTCCCCAAGCTCGCTGGGCTCCGCCGCTGTGGCAAGAGCTGCCGCCTCCGCTGGACCAACTACCTCCGCCCCGATCTCAAGCGCGGCCTCCTCAATGAAGCCGAAGAAAGCCTGGTTATCGATCTCCATGCCACTCTCGGCAATAG GTGGTCCAAAATAGCAGCTAGACTACCCGGAAGAACGGACAACGAGATCAAAAACCACTGGAACACCCATATCAAGAAGAAGCTCATTAGGATGGGCATTGATCCAGTCACTCACAAGCCCCTCCAAGAACAAGCTAACGAACAGGTCCCTTCTAAAGCCAACGAGCAAGCCAAGTTCGAAGTTAGCAACCACGAGACGCCAGTGTATCCTTGTGACGGAAGCTCCGACAACTTCAGCTCTCCAATAATCGATAACTTCTCGACAGGCAAGTCTCCATCCTTCGACCCGAATATTAGCAGCTTCGACGACCCCTGGATGAATCACGTACGGTGGGAGACGTTCCTCGGGAACCCGTCGTCATGGAACTTCATGTTCGAGGGAGATCGTCAAGAGGATTACGGCGAATTCGGGGTGTGTCCCTCAGCGGGTGGCGACCCTTCTTGGTTGTTCAACCGCGAGAGTACCGGAGTCGAAAGTTTTGCCCAGAGTGGCTTCGGCGACATAGACATGAGCGAATTCGCTAGGAGCGCTAACGTCCGCTCCTAG
- the LOC104424340 gene encoding 21 kDa protein, whose protein sequence is MRAFSVVRSMESSTCKNQSSPSPPTIPRLALAISTTAIFTLFPIAQPCAASSGFDPSPSYTEFIKTSCGFTIYPDVCYQTLSPYASTIQTSPKEMANAALLVTLDGALSASNMVSRLSNAGGLSKREARAVIDCVETMSDSVDEIRQSLVAMKALDGPEFETNMSDIRTWVSAALTDEDTCMDGFQERGISNNKKVEGPIRSSIVRVAQLTSNALALINRLQ, encoded by the coding sequence ATGCGCGCATTTTCTGTTGTTCGGTCCATGGAATCATCCACGTGCAAAAACCAgtcctctccttctcctcccaCCATCCCAAGGCTCGCACTTGCGATTTCGACCACCGCCATCTTCACTCTATTCCCAATTGCGCAACCATGCGCGGCCTCATCAGGATTCGACCCCTCGCCATCTTACACCGAGTTCATCAAGACCTCGTGCGGGTTCACCATCTATCCGGACGTATGTTACCAAACGCTCTCCCCCTACGCGAGCACCATCCAAACGAGCCCTAAGGAGATGGCCAATGCGGCTCTACTGGTGACACTCGACGGCGCGCTATCCGCTTCTAACATGGTGTCCAGGTTGTCAAACGCCGGGGGCCTGAGCAAGAGGGAAGCGAGGGCAGTGATTGACTGCGTCGAGACCATGAGCGACTCGGTCGACGAGATCCGCCAGTCGTTGGTCGCGATGAAGGCTCTCGATGGCCCTGAATTTGAGACCAACATGAGCGATATACGGACTTGGGTGAGTGCTGCCTTGACCGACGAGGACACTTGCATGGATGGATTTCAAGAGCGGGGGATTAGTAACAATAAGAAAGTCGAAGGGCCAATTAGAAGCAGCATCGTGAGGGTGGCTCAGTTAACTAGCAATGCTTTGGCTCTTATTAATAGACTCCAATAG